A single genomic interval of Helianthus annuus cultivar XRQ/B chromosome 6, HanXRQr2.0-SUNRISE, whole genome shotgun sequence harbors:
- the LOC110865777 gene encoding uncharacterized protein LOC110865777 isoform X2, whose translation MAMGKLQKVEEEDKKWRIEWFCYGGVGLKEQSKENGILAISAGYKSLERENKLVGFFLVQSYCYRCICFCIWSWFIWMGSSKLGNCVEIGHNEHHIGSSNL comes from the exons ATGGCAATGGGAAAGCTGCAAAAGGTGGAAGAAGAGGACAAAAAA TGGAGGATCGAATGGTTCTGTTATGGTGGTGTTGGTCTTAAAGAGCAATCAAAAGAAAATGGTATTTTAGCAATTTCAGCGGGATACAAAAGCTTGGAAAGGGAAAATAAATTAGTCGGCTTTTTTCTG GTTCAGTCTTATTGTTATCGTTGCATATGTTTTTGTATTTGGTCTTGGTTTATTTGGATGGGGTCTTCTAAG CTTGGCAACTGTGTGGAGATAGGCCACAATGAACATCATATTGGTTCTTCTAATCTTTAG
- the LOC110865777 gene encoding uncharacterized protein LOC110865777 isoform X1, which yields MAGMSERKLLMAMGKLQKVEEEDKKWRIEWFCYGGVGLKEQSKENGILAISAGYKSLERENKLVGFFLVQSYCYRCICFCIWSWFIWMGSSKLGNCVEIGHNEHHIGSSNL from the exons ATGGCTGGAATGTCTG AAAGGAAATTGTTGATGGCAATGGGAAAGCTGCAAAAGGTGGAAGAAGAGGACAAAAAA TGGAGGATCGAATGGTTCTGTTATGGTGGTGTTGGTCTTAAAGAGCAATCAAAAGAAAATGGTATTTTAGCAATTTCAGCGGGATACAAAAGCTTGGAAAGGGAAAATAAATTAGTCGGCTTTTTTCTG GTTCAGTCTTATTGTTATCGTTGCATATGTTTTTGTATTTGGTCTTGGTTTATTTGGATGGGGTCTTCTAAG CTTGGCAACTGTGTGGAGATAGGCCACAATGAACATCATATTGGTTCTTCTAATCTTTAG
- the LOC110944943 gene encoding uncharacterized protein LOC110944943: MGLSMGSIVTWNVRGLNRSLKQKEVRQVIVETKVQVCALLETHLDASIVSNVGKNVCQAWNWVSNASCCNRGTRFMIGWDANMVDVMVLHQTDQVVHSQITFKLDRKSFFCSFVYAENHYNTRRELWNDLCKHNLFVGDKPWVMLGDFNSILFLDDSLSGTSTSNIGTREFKECVNNIEMVDVKSSGLHYTWTNKQKKGKAIFRKIDRVMGNSSFIDVFPDAAACFLPYRISDHTPYTLVLPNIKRDKAKPFKFVNLLAEKKEFLGEVKRIWETEVNGHAMFQVVKKLKCLKSPMRKLMYKQGNLHEKVKVAQKMLDECQQLLDSNPDNKELMNNQDRLLQGYKDAVRDEALFRRSIGLSWETQIQNTFTTWSKQRIIEVRYFRLRM, from the coding sequence ATGGGGTTATCAATGGGTAGCATTGTTACTTGGAATGTTAGGGGGCTGAACCGCTCGCTAAAACAAAAGGAGGTTCGTCAGGTTATTGTTGAAACTAAGGTTCAGGTGTGTGCTTTATTAGAGACTCATTTGGATGCTTCGATTGTATCGAATGTTGGTAAAAATGTTTGTCAGGCTTGGAACTGGGTGTCGAATGCGAGTTGTTGTAATAGAGGGACTCGTTTTATGATTGGATGGGATGCAAATATGGTGGATGTCATGGTTCTTCATCAAACTGATCAGGTTGTTCATTCGCAGATTACGTTTAAGCTTGATAGGAAATCGTTTTTTTGTTCCTTTGTGTATGCTGAAAACCATTACAATACTAGAAGGGAGTTGTGGAATGATCTGTGTAAACATAACCTATTCGTTGGTGACAAACCTTGGGTTATGTTGGGCGATTTTAACTCGATTCTGTTTCTTGATGATTCTTTGTCTGGAACCTCAACGTCAAATATTGGAACTAGGGAATTCAAGGAATGTGTCAATAATATAGAGATGGTTGATGTCAAAAGTTCAGGTTTACACTACACCTGGACCAATAAGCAGAAAAAAGGTAAGGCGATTTTTAGAAAGATAGACCGAGTGATGGGGAACTCGAGTTTTATTGATGTTTTTCCTGATGCTGCTGCTTGTTTCCTTCCATACCGTATTTCAGACCATACCCCTTATACTCTTGTGTTACCAAATATTAAAAGAGATAAAGCTAAGCCTTTTAAATTTGTTAATTTACTGGCTgagaagaaagaatttttggGTGAGGTGAAGAGAATTTGGGAGACGGAAGTTAATGGTCACGCGATGTTTCAAGTAGTGAAAAAACTTAAGTGTTTGAAATCTCCGATGCGGAAACTTATGTATAAACAAGGGAACTTGCATGAGAAAGTTAAGGTAGCTCAGAAGATGTTAGATGAGTGTCAGCAACTGTTGGATTCGAATCCAGATAACAAGGAGCTGATGAATAACCAAGACCGATTGCTTCAAGGGTATAAAGATGCGGTTCGGGATGAAGCTCTTTTTCGAAGGTCGATTGGCTTGAGCTGGGAGACTCAAATACAAAATACTTTCACAACGTGGTCAAAGCAAAGAATCATCGAAGTAAGATATTTTCGATTAAGGATGTAG